The sequence CAGGCCGTCCGTCAAGTAGTAACTTGTGGCTCCGCTCCTCAGCATGGCCAGCGGCTCATCAATCCCGAGTCCTGTGGTATATCGACGAATAGCGGTTGCCGTTGCATCCAGTTCTTCAGCGATATCCGCGCTGTCATGGACGTAGGCTGTCGTATCGCTAGCTGACACCTTCTGAATCCTTCGCCCGAAGGGATCGTACTTGAAGCTGACCACGCCAACGCCGGGCAGCGTTACGCTCGTCAGCCGGTTCTCGTAATCCCAGGCGTACTGGGTTGTGCCCGAGGCGTCGGTTTTGGTGAGCGTATTGCCGTTGTTGTCGTAGGTGTACGTGACTCCCGGCCTTGACGTGAGCTGGTTCGAGTTGTTGTAGATCCAGTTCGAGTCGGTGAGCGTCGAGAGGCGGTTGCCGACTTTGTCGTATGTGTAGGCTTCGCTCGTGGTCGTCCCGTTCTGCACCACCTGGGTGAGCTGATAAATGGCATCGTACGTGTAGCTCTCGGTGACCCCGTTCAGGTGGTTAAGTTTCGATGTGCGATTGCCAGCAGGGTCGACCGTGTAGGTGGCCCCGTCAATCACGTTGGCGCCCAACTTGTGCAGCACTGACAGCAGCCGCGAGAGGTTGTCATAGCTGTAGTCCGTGTTCACGCCGTTCGGCCGGGTGAGTTGCGTGCGGCGGCCGAGGGCGTCGTAGCCGAAGGTGAAGGTCTGCGCCTGGAAGTTGGTCAGGCTGGTCAGACGGTTCAGGACGTCATAGACGTAGTCGGTCTGGCCGCCCTCGGGATCGGTGAAGCGCGTCCGGTTCGAGGCGGCATCGTACTGACCTGCCCCCTGTTTCCGCACACCGGATCATACGACTTTCATAGTCTCCTGGGTTTCGGTTTTGGCGGCGGAGGACGGCAGCTTTTCGCCGTCCGCAGCCGTCCCCATCCATGTAGCAAACTCCCTCGGGGTGCGATACCCGAGACTGCTGTGCGGCCGTTGCTCGTTGTACTCCTTCCGCCAGGCCGCGATCTTCCGCCGCGCCTCGAAC is a genomic window of Terriglobales bacterium containing:
- a CDS encoding RHS repeat-associated core domain-containing protein produces the protein MRKQGAGQYDAASNRTRFTDPEGGQTDYVYDVLNRLTSLTNFQAQTFTFGYDALGRRTQLTRPNGVNTDYSYDNLSRLLSVLHKLGANVIDGATYTVDPAGNRTSKLNHLNGVTESYTYDAIYQLTQVVQNGTTTSEAYTYDKVGNRLSTLTDSNWIYNNSNQLTSRPGVTYTYDNNGNTLTKTDASGTTQYAWDYENRLTSVTLPGVGVVSFKYDPFGRRIQKVSASDTTAYVHDSADIAEELDATATAIRRYTTGLGIDEPLAMLRSGATSYYLTDGLGSVTSLIDPNGSASAVYTYQSFGELTSPEGSLANPFRYTGREFDVDTNLHYYRARYYNSLIARFLTEDPIGFNGGINFYAYVLNAPTMFTDPDGLRTQVCCRLLRGSVGKLTGKNHCYIRVTNSRGSHTYGLHREHADDSPLPNGARPLVDDPTDVGGTCSDVRDATPCKERMLIQQALSDLQCPSCGANYWAASTNSNFWVANALRNANMTPPVFPGSANAPGYSFVPPSGPTGGGHR
- a CDS encoding integrase core domain-containing protein, which gives rise to FEARRKIAAWRKEYNEQRPHSSLGYRTPREFATWMGTAADGEKLPSSAAKTETQETMKVV